One segment of Methylotenera versatilis 79 DNA contains the following:
- a CDS encoding CinA family protein: MHESALLYDQALLKQAHALASELGILLKARNIMLTLAESCTGGMVAETITSLPGSSAWFDCGLVTYSNQSKIELLKVLSQTLETYGAVSEAVAKEMALGCLSRITPDKTHTYIAGSITGIAGPDGGTAEKPVGTVCFAWSGLNLSTQTDLFTQAETKIFSGNRQQIRQQATVFMLQNLIKILG; encoded by the coding sequence ATGCATGAAAGCGCACTTTTATATGATCAAGCGCTTTTAAAACAAGCCCATGCATTAGCCAGCGAATTGGGTATTTTGTTAAAAGCACGCAACATCATGCTCACTTTGGCAGAATCCTGTACGGGCGGTATGGTTGCAGAAACGATTACCAGCTTGCCCGGCAGCTCTGCTTGGTTTGATTGTGGATTAGTGACTTACAGCAATCAATCAAAAATTGAGCTTTTAAAAGTGTTAAGTCAAACACTGGAAACCTACGGTGCAGTTAGCGAAGCGGTTGCAAAAGAGATGGCATTAGGTTGTTTAAGCAGAATAACGCCTGATAAAACTCACACCTATATTGCCGGCAGTATTACGGGCATTGCTGGGCCAGATGGCGGAACTGCAGAAAAACCTGTCGGTACCGTTTGTTTTGCTTGGTCAGGATTAAACTTAAGCACACAAACTGACTTGTTCACACAAGCTGAAACGAAGATTTTCAGTGGAAATCGCCAACAGATCCGTCAACAAGCCACGGTTTTTATGCTGCAAAACTTGATTAAAATATTAGGTTAA
- a CDS encoding phosphatidylglycerophosphatase A family protein yields MTILTNSNPANQDSAISNQPTFKLLIAHPAHFLSLGFGSGLAKKAPGTFGTLVGMPIFWLLSRYTFHTQLIVITFLFLIGIYCCAKTGKALGVADHGAIVWDEIVAIMLVLAFTPLHWFAWLIAFGLFRLFDIWKPFPIEQFDAKLKNGFGVMFDDLLAAIYAIAAFKVLLWIYLGVKVHA; encoded by the coding sequence TTGACCATTTTGACTAACTCAAATCCAGCTAATCAAGATTCAGCAATTTCAAATCAGCCAACATTCAAGCTGTTAATCGCGCATCCCGCCCATTTTTTAAGCTTGGGTTTTGGTAGTGGATTAGCTAAAAAAGCACCTGGCACTTTTGGCACGCTGGTTGGTATGCCGATATTTTGGCTGCTTTCACGCTATACATTTCATACACAATTAATCGTGATTACTTTCCTATTTTTAATCGGCATTTATTGTTGCGCCAAAACAGGCAAAGCCTTGGGTGTGGCGGATCACGGTGCGATTGTTTGGGATGAAATCGTTGCCATTATGTTGGTGTTAGCGTTCACACCGCTGCATTGGTTTGCATGGTTAATCGCATTTGGTTTATTCCGTTTATTTGATATTTGGAAACCCTTTCCAATTGAGCAATTTGACGCGAAACTCAAAAATGGCTTCGGCGTGATGTTTGACGACTTACTGGCTGCCATTTACGCAATCGCTGCTTTTAAAGTGCTGTTATGGATATATTTGGGGGTAAAAGTGCATGCATGA
- a CDS encoding aspartate kinase, whose protein sequence is MALIVQKYGGTSVANPERIRNVARRVARYKSMGHQVVVVVSAMSGETNRLIGLARELMEDPDPRELDTIVSTGEQVTIGMTALALIELGIKAKSYTGAQVKILTDDSHTKARILNIDQHNLKADLDAGYVCVVAGFQGVDANGNITTLGRGGSDTTGVALAAALGADECQIYTDVDGVYTTDPRVVPEARRLKSITFEEMLELASQGSKVLQIRSVEFAGKYKVKLRVLSSFEDEGDGTLITFEEDGKDDNMENPIISGIAFNRDEAKITVLGVPDKPGIAYQILGPIADANIDVDMIIQNTGADGTTDFTFTVHKNEMGKALAVLRDKVQGHINAREISGDDKIAKVSVVGIGMRSHVGIASQMFRTLAEEGINIQMISTSEIKIAVVIDEKYMELAVRVLHKAFELESA, encoded by the coding sequence ATGGCATTGATTGTACAAAAATACGGCGGCACTTCTGTTGCCAATCCTGAGCGCATTCGTAATGTTGCAAGACGTGTGGCGCGTTATAAATCCATGGGGCATCAAGTTGTTGTAGTCGTTTCGGCGATGTCTGGTGAGACGAATCGGTTGATTGGTCTTGCCAGAGAGTTAATGGAAGATCCTGATCCGCGCGAATTAGACACGATAGTTTCAACGGGCGAACAAGTGACTATCGGCATGACTGCTTTGGCACTGATTGAGCTAGGCATTAAAGCCAAAAGCTACACTGGCGCGCAAGTGAAAATTTTGACCGATGATTCGCATACCAAAGCACGCATTCTAAATATTGATCAACACAACTTAAAAGCCGATTTAGATGCTGGCTATGTGTGTGTTGTGGCGGGTTTTCAAGGTGTAGATGCGAATGGCAATATCACAACGCTTGGCCGTGGTGGCTCAGACACCACAGGCGTGGCGCTTGCTGCTGCATTAGGCGCAGATGAATGCCAAATATACACGGATGTAGATGGCGTTTACACGACCGATCCACGCGTTGTGCCTGAGGCGCGCCGTTTAAAATCGATTACATTTGAAGAGATGCTAGAGCTAGCATCGCAAGGCAGTAAAGTGCTGCAAATTCGCTCTGTCGAATTTGCGGGTAAATATAAGGTTAAGTTACGTGTGCTATCTAGCTTTGAAGATGAAGGCGATGGCACTCTTATTACGTTTGAAGAAGATGGCAAGGACGACAATATGGAAAACCCAATTATCTCAGGCATTGCGTTTAATCGCGACGAAGCCAAAATTACTGTGCTGGGCGTGCCAGACAAACCAGGCATTGCCTACCAAATTTTAGGTCCGATTGCTGACGCCAATATCGATGTCGATATGATCATTCAAAACACTGGCGCAGATGGCACAACTGACTTTACTTTTACTGTGCATAAAAATGAAATGGGCAAAGCTTTAGCCGTGTTACGCGACAAAGTACAAGGCCACATCAATGCACGTGAAATTAGCGGCGATGACAAAATCGCCAAAGTCTCAGTCGTGGGTATTGGCATGCGCTCACATGTAGGCATCGCCAGCCAAATGTTCCGCACACTTGCAGAAGAAGGCATCAACATTCAAATGATTTCAACCAGCGAAATCAAAATCGCCGTTGTGATCGACGAAAAATACATGGAACTAGCTGTGCGCGTATTACATAAAGCATTTGAATTAGAAAGCGCTTAA
- a CDS encoding DedA family protein/thiosulfate sulfurtransferase GlpE — protein MSYITDLIQQFGLIIIFLNVFLEQLGLPIPAYPTMVIAGALISPAQFSFSVLLLTAVVGALIADSFWYFAGRKYGSRVMSKLCKISLSPDTCVSQSQSLFLKFGAPALLICKFIPGFASISSALAGSTGTRLIVFLLLDGLGAALWAGSALWLGSLFSNAIDELMNVLIEMGKWGTLLVLSALFLFIASKWWERKRFMNDLRMARISVEELNVLLTKGETPIILDTRSPHLVEDGWIPGAQFVTLETLDELVLEADGNQPVVLYCSCPNEVTAAKIAKALMRRGYYNVRPLTGGIDAWRDAGYNVVNLKSDTSPITLPQ, from the coding sequence ATGAGCTACATAACAGATTTGATTCAGCAATTTGGCTTGATTATTATATTTTTGAACGTTTTTTTAGAGCAATTAGGCTTACCAATCCCCGCATATCCCACGATGGTTATCGCTGGCGCTTTAATCAGCCCTGCGCAATTTTCTTTCTCAGTATTGCTATTAACAGCCGTTGTGGGGGCGCTTATTGCAGATTCGTTCTGGTATTTTGCAGGGCGTAAATATGGCAGCAGGGTGATGAGCAAACTTTGTAAAATATCGCTTTCTCCTGATACCTGCGTCAGCCAATCGCAATCATTGTTTTTAAAATTTGGCGCGCCGGCTTTACTGATATGTAAATTCATTCCGGGTTTCGCCTCAATTTCCAGCGCCTTGGCAGGTTCTACTGGTACTAGATTAATCGTTTTTCTATTACTGGATGGACTTGGTGCGGCGTTGTGGGCTGGTTCAGCGTTATGGTTAGGCTCATTATTCAGTAATGCGATTGATGAGCTGATGAATGTGCTGATTGAAATGGGCAAATGGGGCACATTGCTGGTTTTATCTGCGTTATTTCTTTTTATCGCATCTAAATGGTGGGAAAGAAAACGCTTTATGAATGATTTGCGCATGGCGCGCATCAGTGTGGAAGAGCTAAATGTGCTGTTAACTAAAGGTGAAACGCCGATTATTTTGGATACAAGATCGCCTCATCTTGTTGAGGATGGCTGGATTCCTGGTGCTCAGTTCGTCACTTTAGAAACACTAGACGAATTGGTTTTAGAAGCGGATGGCAATCAACCAGTGGTGCTGTATTGTTCTTGCCCCAATGAAGTAACCGCAGCAAAAATCGCTAAAGCGCTGATGAGAAGAGGTTATTACAATGTAAGGCCGCTAACGGGCGGAATCGATGCATGGCGCGACGCGGGATACAACGTTGTGAATCTTAAGTCTGATACCAGTCCGATAACGCTACCTCAATAA
- a CDS encoding DUF502 domain-containing protein: protein MLKLINKNILTGLITLLPVILTLYLLYWFVVTTETFLGGVIRAVISEQFYRPGMGVVAGLIFAFFVGLLMQTFIARQILSYIEKLVQRLPLIKSVYLSIRDLLNYFSSEKKKDFEQVVAVTMGETGMQLIGLVTQADMSKMPAGLNEKDNLLVYIPMSYGIGGFAVLVPRSATKPLNMSMEDAMRFTLTAGVTETTKLENA, encoded by the coding sequence ATGTTGAAATTAATCAATAAAAACATCTTAACGGGCTTAATCACACTGTTGCCTGTGATATTGACGCTATATTTGCTGTACTGGTTTGTGGTTACAACGGAGACTTTTTTGGGTGGTGTAATTCGCGCGGTGATATCAGAGCAGTTTTACAGACCAGGTATGGGCGTAGTCGCTGGGCTGATATTCGCTTTTTTTGTCGGACTGTTGATGCAGACGTTTATCGCGCGCCAAATACTTTCTTATATCGAAAAATTGGTGCAGCGGCTGCCTTTGATTAAATCGGTATATTTATCGATTCGCGATTTACTTAACTACTTTTCATCTGAAAAAAAGAAAGATTTCGAACAAGTGGTCGCTGTAACGATGGGCGAAACAGGCATGCAATTGATTGGGCTTGTGACACAAGCGGATATGTCTAAAATGCCAGCAGGTTTGAATGAGAAAGACAATTTATTGGTTTATATTCCGATGAGTTACGGTATCGGTGGTTTCGCTGTACTAGTCCCGCGATCTGCAACTAAGCCGTTGAATATGAGCATGGAAGATGCGATGCGCTTTACGCTTACCGCTGGCGTGACTGAAACGACCAAGCTAGAAAATGCGTAA
- the alaS gene encoding alanine--tRNA ligase: protein MTIKTSNSHSASGKPPTTNEIRQAFLDFFASKGHEIVASSSLVPHGDPTLLFTNAGMNQFKDVFLGFDKRSYTRATSSQKCVRAGGKHNDLENVGYTARHHTFFEMLGNFSFGDYFKVEAIGYAWELLTEVFKLPKDKLTVTVYADDDEAYDIWHDKIGVPKERIIRIGDNKGARYASDNFWMMGDTGPCGPCTEIFYDHGEHHFGGPPGSADEDGDRFIEIWNNVFMQFNRDEAGVMHKLPKPSVDTGMGLERISAVLQHVHANYEIDLFTTLINAAARETNTTDLTIPSLKVLADHIRACSFLIADGVIPGNEGRGYVLRRIIRRAIRHGYKLGARKAFFHKMVADLVTEMGSAYPELTANQARITDMLKLEEDRFFETIENGMAILETELAATKGIFNGETAFKLHDTYGFPLDLTADICRERDVTVDTAAFDAAMTRQKEQARSAGKFKMAANLEYSGNSTAFTGYESLDSSATVLALYKDSIAVQALNEGEQGVVVLDNSPFYAESGGQIGDNGALKSENGIFAVEDTQKIQASVFGHHGVLKTGSLSVGDSVKASVDLVSRANTMRNHSATHLMHKALREVLGEHVQQKGSLVDADKTRFDFVHNSPMTDAEITKVEAIVNAEILSNVATQARVMDIESAQKTGAMMLFGEKYGDEVRVLDIGSSRELCGGTHVQRTGDIGLFKIISESGVAAGVRRVEATTGNGALKLINAQQALITQLAGDLKAPQSEIANKVAQLSDHAKSLEKELARLKSKLASSQGDDLSAQALDIAGIKVLSASLEGADANALRETMDKLKDKLKSAAIVLASVNDGKVSVAAGITPDLIAKIKAGDLVNFVANQVGGKGGGKPDMAMAGGTDASQLPKALASVKDWVTSKLTQ, encoded by the coding sequence ATGACCATTAAAACCAGCAACTCACACTCCGCTTCTGGCAAGCCGCCCACCACTAACGAAATCCGCCAAGCATTTCTCGATTTTTTTGCTTCTAAAGGCCATGAAATTGTTGCTTCCAGTTCGCTAGTACCACATGGCGACCCTACTCTACTATTCACTAACGCGGGGATGAATCAGTTTAAAGACGTGTTTTTAGGTTTTGATAAACGCAGTTATACACGCGCAACTTCATCACAAAAATGTGTGCGCGCTGGCGGCAAACATAACGATTTAGAAAACGTTGGCTACACCGCGCGTCACCACACATTTTTTGAGATGTTAGGCAATTTTAGTTTTGGCGATTATTTTAAAGTTGAAGCCATTGGCTATGCGTGGGAATTATTAACCGAAGTCTTTAAATTACCTAAAGACAAACTCACTGTTACCGTCTACGCAGATGACGATGAAGCCTACGATATTTGGCACGATAAAATCGGTGTGCCAAAAGAACGCATCATTCGCATTGGCGATAACAAGGGCGCACGTTACGCATCAGACAATTTCTGGATGATGGGCGATACTGGCCCTTGCGGCCCTTGTACTGAAATATTCTACGATCACGGTGAACATCACTTTGGTGGCCCACCAGGTAGCGCTGATGAAGATGGCGACCGCTTTATTGAAATCTGGAATAACGTGTTTATGCAATTTAACCGCGACGAAGCTGGCGTAATGCATAAATTACCAAAGCCAAGCGTCGATACGGGCATGGGTTTAGAGCGCATTTCTGCTGTATTGCAACACGTACATGCCAATTACGAAATTGACCTTTTTACAACGTTAATTAATGCCGCCGCACGCGAAACAAATACGACGGACTTAACCATTCCAAGCCTTAAAGTGTTGGCCGACCATATTCGCGCCTGCTCATTCTTAATCGCCGATGGCGTGATTCCAGGTAATGAAGGTCGCGGCTATGTGCTGCGCCGCATCATCCGCCGCGCGATTCGTCATGGTTATAAATTAGGCGCACGTAAAGCATTTTTCCATAAAATGGTGGCAGATTTAGTCACTGAAATGGGTTCAGCTTATCCTGAACTAACTGCGAATCAAGCTCGCATTACCGATATGTTGAAGCTTGAAGAAGACCGTTTCTTTGAAACTATTGAAAATGGAATGGCGATTTTGGAAACAGAATTAGCCGCGACCAAAGGTATTTTCAATGGCGAAACTGCATTTAAACTGCACGATACTTACGGCTTTCCGCTAGATTTAACGGCAGATATTTGCCGCGAGCGTGACGTAACAGTAGACACAGCAGCATTCGATGCAGCAATGACGCGCCAAAAAGAGCAAGCGCGTTCTGCTGGTAAATTCAAAATGGCGGCTAACCTTGAATATTCAGGTAATAGCACTGCATTTACAGGTTATGAATCACTAGATTCAAGCGCCACGGTTTTAGCACTTTATAAAGACAGCATCGCGGTGCAAGCCTTAAACGAAGGTGAACAAGGCGTTGTGGTGTTAGATAACTCGCCTTTCTATGCAGAATCTGGCGGACAAATTGGCGATAATGGCGCATTAAAATCTGAAAACGGTATTTTCGCGGTAGAAGATACACAAAAAATCCAAGCATCCGTTTTTGGCCATCATGGCGTATTAAAAACGGGTAGTTTAAGTGTAGGTGATTCTGTAAAGGCCTCGGTAGATCTTGTATCGCGCGCGAATACGATGCGTAACCATTCTGCCACGCATTTGATGCATAAAGCCTTGCGCGAAGTGCTGGGTGAGCATGTGCAGCAAAAAGGCAGTTTGGTTGATGCGGATAAAACCCGGTTTGACTTTGTGCACAATTCGCCAATGACCGACGCTGAAATCACCAAAGTGGAAGCGATTGTGAATGCTGAAATTCTAAGCAATGTAGCGACGCAAGCGCGCGTGATGGATATTGAATCTGCACAAAAAACTGGCGCGATGATGCTGTTTGGCGAAAAGTATGGCGATGAAGTGCGCGTATTAGATATCGGCTCAAGCCGCGAATTGTGCGGCGGTACGCATGTGCAAAGAACAGGCGATATCGGATTGTTTAAAATAATCAGCGAAAGTGGTGTTGCTGCTGGCGTGCGCCGCGTTGAAGCAACAACTGGCAATGGCGCTTTAAAATTAATCAATGCGCAACAAGCGTTAATCACGCAACTAGCTGGTGATTTAAAAGCGCCTCAATCAGAAATCGCCAATAAAGTGGCGCAATTGTCTGACCATGCGAAATCGCTAGAAAAAGAATTAGCGCGTTTAAAATCGAAATTAGCAAGTAGCCAAGGCGATGATCTAAGCGCTCAAGCTTTGGATATTGCAGGCATTAAAGTGTTATCAGCGTCGTTAGAAGGTGCAGATGCAAACGCTTTACGCGAAACGATGGATAAACTAAAAGACAAGTTAAAATCTGCCGCAATTGTATTAGCCAGTGTGAACGATGGCAAAGTAAGCGTGGCGGCAGGTATTACGCCAGATTTGATTGCTAAAATCAAAGCAGGTGATCTGGTGAATTTTGTGGCGAACCAAGTAGGCGGAAAAGGCGGCGGCAAGCCAGATATGGCGATGGCTGGCGGCACAGATGCTAGCCAACTGCCAAAAGCATTAGCAAGTGTAAAAGATTGGGTTACTAGTAAATTAACACAGTAA
- a CDS encoding chaperone modulator CbpM, producing the protein MMTTHADELILLSESVELSFDTFVELSGLTPAELQLLIDCGAIIPCQMTEISSLETIKFNSHYLISIRKLVRLKQDFELETNSLGLMLVFLERVRTLELQLHQLTNQNK; encoded by the coding sequence ATGATGACTACTCATGCTGATGAATTAATACTGCTAAGCGAAAGTGTAGAGCTTTCGTTCGATACGTTCGTTGAGTTATCGGGGTTAACACCTGCAGAACTACAATTATTGATTGATTGTGGCGCGATAATTCCCTGCCAAATGACAGAAATATCGTCATTAGAAACCATCAAATTTAACAGTCATTACTTAATATCTATACGCAAGCTTGTGCGACTTAAACAGGATTTTGAGCTAGAAACCAACTCACTTGGCCTGATGTTGGTTTTTTTAGAGCGCGTCAGAACATTGGAGCTGCAATTGCACCAATTAACGAATCAAAATAAATAG
- a CDS encoding NAD(P)H-hydrate dehydratase, with protein sequence MQIPQKNLLIQSLFSPALPPRALDSHKGNFGSVAIVGGDSGMVGAVLLAARAALFCGAGRVHAVFLADDAPIVDIQHPEIMLHSAAKLNTLKQLSCIVIGPGLGQSKAAIESLEFCMAQNVPLLIDADGLNLISQHPYLAEILQQRQAQTVITPHPAEAARLLQTTTENIQNNRVESAQNLAYKLKVVCVLKGAGTICADTDDAWFMNTTGNPSLATGGTGDVLSGIIGSLVAQGLNVLEAAKLGVYVHGAAADALVEIGIGPVGLTASEIVQEARNQINYLNKLTDKT encoded by the coding sequence TTGCAAATTCCCCAGAAAAACTTATTGATACAAAGTCTTTTTTCACCCGCGTTACCACCGCGTGCGCTTGATTCACATAAAGGTAATTTTGGCAGTGTAGCAATCGTCGGTGGCGATTCTGGCATGGTAGGCGCTGTTTTATTGGCTGCGCGTGCCGCATTGTTTTGTGGAGCAGGGCGTGTACATGCCGTTTTTTTAGCTGACGATGCGCCGATTGTCGATATTCAACACCCAGAAATTATGTTGCATTCCGCCGCAAAACTTAACACATTAAAACAGTTAAGTTGTATCGTCATCGGCCCTGGTTTAGGCCAATCAAAAGCTGCAATAGAGAGTTTAGAGTTTTGCATGGCACAGAATGTACCGTTATTAATCGATGCAGATGGACTAAATTTAATTAGCCAGCACCCATATTTAGCAGAAATATTACAGCAGCGCCAAGCACAAACCGTTATCACACCGCATCCAGCCGAAGCCGCCAGATTATTACAGACGACCACAGAAAATATTCAAAATAATCGCGTAGAAAGCGCACAAAATCTAGCTTACAAACTTAAAGTGGTTTGTGTTTTAAAAGGTGCCGGCACTATTTGTGCAGATACTGATGACGCTTGGTTTATGAATACTACTGGCAACCCAAGCTTAGCCACTGGCGGCACAGGTGATGTGTTAAGCGGCATAATCGGCAGCTTAGTCGCACAAGGTTTAAATGTGTTAGAAGCCGCAAAACTAGGCGTCTATGTGCATGGTGCGGCAGCAGATGCGCTTGTAGAAATTGGCATCGGACCAGTCGGCCTAACAGCCTCAGAAATCGTGCAAGAAGCACGCAATCAAATCAATTATCTGAATAAATTAACGGATAAAACCTAA
- the recX gene encoding recombination regulator RecX, with translation MFKKSSAPEKSLRQRALEYLGKREYSYKELGLKLQPYLDENDDADSITAILEDFKKRGWLSDKRFTEQMVYARRAKFGSSKIVHELREKGVDGALIEGAIEQLKETELSSAIEVWRKKYKQAPADRDEWAKQARFLQSRGFGFDVIKKVMNNPQENDDD, from the coding sequence ATGTTTAAAAAATCTAGCGCGCCTGAAAAGTCACTGCGACAACGTGCACTGGAATATTTAGGTAAACGTGAATATTCATACAAAGAGTTAGGGCTAAAACTTCAGCCTTATCTTGATGAAAATGATGATGCAGACAGCATTACAGCGATTTTAGAAGACTTTAAAAAACGTGGCTGGCTATCTGATAAACGCTTTACTGAGCAAATGGTATATGCACGCAGGGCAAAGTTTGGCAGTAGTAAAATCGTGCACGAGCTGCGAGAAAAAGGCGTTGATGGTGCGTTAATTGAAGGCGCGATTGAACAGCTGAAAGAAACTGAACTCAGTAGCGCAATAGAAGTTTGGCGTAAAAAATATAAGCAAGCGCCTGCAGATCGTGATGAATGGGCAAAGCAAGCGCGTTTTTTGCAAAGTCGCGGTTTTGGTTTTGATGTGATTAAGAAAGTAATGAATAATCCGCAAGAAAACGATGATGATTAA
- a CDS encoding DnaJ C-terminal domain-containing protein, whose translation MKFKDYYAVLGVARTATLDEIKKSYKKLAHQYHPDISKEPQAEEKFKEVGEAYATLKDKEKRAEFDALGKHNSGEEFRPPPNWGVNQNQSYSQQNAFDDIDLADFFANFSSGNRHNQQSRSSAISGQDYELSAAITLEEAYVGTTLDLNFSVPEHDNQGQIKQVPHSFKARIPQGVSNGTKMLLRGKGGKGFNGGLNGNLYLNISFKPHALFRVVDHDLFIDVPITPWEAALGATIQVPTLENAVNLKIPAGSKSGQKMRIAKRGMPKQNKEHGDLFAQIQIVLPPNLNEREKALLTELANASTFNPRAHFS comes from the coding sequence ATGAAATTTAAAGATTATTACGCAGTTTTAGGCGTTGCCCGCACGGCAACATTAGATGAGATTAAAAAATCTTACAAAAAACTCGCTCATCAATATCACCCCGATATTTCCAAAGAGCCTCAAGCAGAAGAAAAATTTAAAGAAGTCGGCGAAGCTTATGCAACGCTTAAAGATAAAGAAAAGCGTGCCGAATTTGATGCGTTAGGTAAGCATAATTCTGGTGAGGAATTTAGACCACCACCTAATTGGGGCGTGAATCAAAATCAATCTTACAGCCAACAAAATGCTTTCGATGATATTGATTTAGCCGATTTTTTCGCTAATTTTTCTAGCGGAAATCGGCATAACCAACAAAGCAGAAGTAGCGCGATTTCTGGTCAAGATTACGAGTTAAGTGCAGCAATAACTTTAGAAGAAGCCTATGTTGGCACAACGCTAGATTTAAACTTTTCAGTGCCTGAACATGACAACCAAGGCCAAATAAAACAAGTACCACACAGCTTTAAAGCGCGTATTCCACAAGGCGTATCAAACGGCACGAAAATGTTGTTACGTGGCAAAGGCGGCAAGGGTTTCAATGGCGGACTTAACGGTAATTTATACTTAAATATCAGTTTTAAACCGCACGCATTATTTCGCGTAGTCGATCACGATTTATTTATAGACGTGCCAATCACGCCATGGGAAGCCGCGCTAGGCGCTACCATTCAAGTGCCTACTTTAGAAAATGCGGTGAATCTGAAAATTCCTGCGGGCAGTAAAAGTGGGCAAAAAATGCGCATCGCAAAACGCGGTATGCCCAAACAAAATAAAGAGCACGGCGACCTTTTTGCGCAGATTCAAATTGTGTTGCCGCCTAATTTAAATGAACGTGAAAAAGCGCTGCTGACTGAATTAGCTAATGCTTCCACATTTAACCCACGTGCGCATTTTTCTTAA
- the recA gene encoding recombinase RecA has protein sequence MDDNKSKALAAALSQIEKQFGKGSIMRMGDADIGEDIQAVSTGSLGLDIALGIGGLPRGRVIEIYGPESSGKTTLTLSVIAEMQKIGGVAAFIDAEHALDPQYAAKLGVNVPDLLISQPDTGEQALEIVDMLVRSGSVDIVVIDSVAALTPRAEIEGEMGDSHMGLQARLMSQALRKLTGNIKRTNTMVIFINQIRMKIGVMFGSPETTTGGNALKFYASVRLDIRRTGAIKKGDEVTGSETRVKVIKNKVAPPFRQAEFDIMYGEGISRLGEVIELGSNLKFVEKAGAWYSYNGEKIGQGKENAKEYLREHPEMAAEIEAKIRANAKQLADGMTAPRTEDD, from the coding sequence ATGGATGACAACAAAAGCAAAGCACTCGCCGCCGCACTTTCACAAATTGAAAAACAATTTGGCAAAGGCTCAATTATGCGTATGGGCGATGCCGATATTGGTGAAGACATTCAAGCAGTTTCCACTGGTTCGCTTGGTTTAGATATAGCGCTTGGCATTGGCGGTTTACCGCGCGGCCGAGTGATTGAGATTTACGGCCCGGAATCATCAGGCAAAACAACGCTAACGCTTTCTGTGATTGCAGAAATGCAAAAAATTGGCGGTGTTGCTGCGTTTATCGATGCGGAACATGCGCTTGATCCACAATACGCGGCTAAATTAGGCGTTAATGTGCCGGATTTATTAATCTCGCAACCAGATACTGGCGAACAAGCGTTAGAAATCGTCGATATGTTGGTGCGCTCAGGTTCTGTAGATATCGTGGTCATCGACTCGGTTGCTGCTTTAACGCCGCGTGCTGAAATCGAAGGCGAAATGGGCGATTCACACATGGGTTTACAAGCGCGATTAATGTCGCAAGCTTTGCGTAAACTGACTGGTAATATCAAACGCACAAATACAATGGTGATTTTTATTAACCAGATCCGCATGAAAATCGGCGTAATGTTTGGCAGCCCAGAAACCACGACTGGCGGCAACGCGCTTAAATTCTACGCTTCAGTGCGTTTAGATATTCGTCGTACTGGCGCCATTAAAAAAGGTGATGAAGTCACTGGTAGTGAAACACGCGTAAAAGTCATTAAAAACAAAGTCGCACCGCCATTCAGACAAGCAGAATTTGACATTATGTACGGCGAAGGTATCTCACGTTTAGGCGAGGTGATTGAGTTAGGTTCAAACCTGAAATTCGTTGAGAAAGCGGGCGCTTGGTATAGCTACAATGGCGAAAAAATCGGCCAAGGTAAAGAAAATGCCAAGGAATATCTGCGTGAGCATCCAGAAATGGCTGCTGAAATTGAAGCGAAAATTCGTGCCAATGCTAAACAATTAGCAGACGGCATGACAGCGCCTAGAACTGAAGATGATTGA